TCTCAATACTGTATTTGGTTGGATTCTTGCAGGCTCTTACTCTGCATTCGATGATCACCCTACTTCTGCGGTTACTCATCACGCGGACCTAGACACGATGGTTCGTTCATTCATGGAGATGGACAGCATTCAGCCTAACCAGGCTCTCCTGGACGCCAGCGATCCCACAGAGCGTCATTTTGCTGCCACACACAAGCGCTCGACGGACGGGGTGTACGTCGTCGAGTATCCCTTCAAGGAAAAGGCACCGCCTATTGATTCGACCTTGCCACAGGCCATCAATCGCTTCTTCTCGCTGGAACGCAAATTTCGTCGGTATCCAGAATTGAAGCAGCAGTACGAAGCTTTCCTGGACGACTACTTGCAACGTGGACATATGGAAAAACTGACCTCGGCTCAGGTTGAAGAGTCCCCAGACACCTGCTTCTATTTGCCGCACCACGCTGTCATCAAACTGGACAGTCTGACTACCAAATGTCGTGTAGTTTTTGATGGATCAGGAAAGGACAGCTCTGGAGTATCGCTCAATGACAGACTACATATTGGTCCACCGATTCAACGCGATCTTTTTGGCGTTTGTCTACGCTTCCGGCAGCACCAATATGTTTTATGTGCAGATGTCGAAAAGATGTTTCGaggcattaaagtctttaagcCACACACCAATTTTCAGCGCATTGTTTGGCGCACGACTGAGAATGAACCTCTGCTTCAttttcgcctgctgacggTTACCTACGGATTGGCACCGTCACCATTTCTGGCTGTTCGAGTTCTAAAGCAACTTGCCGACGATCATGGCCATGAATACCCTGCAGCAGCTCACGCTCTTCTGCACGATGCCTATGTGGACGATATCCCGACAGGCGCCAACACATTCGAGGAGCTTATGATTCTCAAGGACGAGCTTATAGCCCTCTTGGATAAGGGAAAATTCAAGCTACGCAAATGGAGTTCTAATAGTTGGCGTCTTCTGAAATCATTACCAGAGGAAGATAGATGTTTTGAACCTATCCAGCTCCTCAACAAATCAGCTGCGGATTCACCTGTCAAAGTTCTTGGTATCCAATGGAACCCTGGGAAGGACGTCCTGTATCTCAACCTAAAGGGATGCGATGCGACCATTTCTCCGACGAAAAGAGAACTCTTGTCTCAGCTATCAAGAATTTATGATCCGCTTGGACTGGTAGCGCCGGTCACAGTTCTACTCAAGCTAATCTTCCAAGAAAGCTGGACAAGTGTCCTGCAGTGGGACGACCCCATACCTGAAAGTCTACGTACGCGCTGGAGAGCCTTAGTAGAGGATTTGCCAGCACTTACGCAATGCCAAGTACCACGGTATATTGCGTCACCATTTCGAGATGTTCAACTACACGGATTCGCCGACGCATCCTCGCACGCCTACGGTGCGGTAGTttacgctcgagttgcagttggATGCAGCTTTCAAGTAACTCTGGTTGCCGCCAAAACACGGGTGGCCCCGATCAAGCCCGTATCAATTCCACGTTTGGAGCTAAACGCTGCGTTACTTCTATCTCGATTGCTTTCTATTGTCAAAACATCACTAACAATTCCTCTTTTCAGCacgagctgctggacagattcagAAATTGTGCTACATTGGCTTTCAGCTCCCCCTCGACGGTGGAACACCTACGTCTGCAACCGAACTTCTGAGATATTGAGCGACTTTCCCCGTAGCTGCTGGAACCATGTTCGCACGGAAGACAATCCTGCAGATTGTGCTTCCCGAGGACTTCATCCGTCAAAGCTTCTGGAGCATCGACtgtggtggaaaggtccgtcctggctggccacacccacctcTGAGTGGCCACCTTCTACAAGCAAGTTCAGCGTATCTTCAAGTTTCGATGTCAACACCGAAGAACGAGCCATAAAGCCCACGACTCTACATAACTTTcctgatgaaagtatacacGAGTTCCTCATCCACAAATTCTCAACCTGGACGCGTCTTATAAGGGTATCTAGCTACTGTCATCGCTTTATTCACACTCTTCGATCCCATCATAGGAATTCGGCACCATTCCTTACGTCTGAAGAGTTGCTGGACGCACAGCGCCGACTTATTCGacatgtgcaacaaaaatccTTTGCCAGAGAATATGAGCAGCTAGAGAATCGACGCCAGCTTAACGCTAAATCGCATCTTATCCGGTTTTCTCCGTTTCTGGATGATTATGGAGTAATGCGAGTCGGTGGGAGAATCGAGCAATCTACACTCAACTATAACGCCAAGCACCCGATTCTGATACCTAAAGATACACCACTAGCTGGACTCCTGGTTCGACATTTTCATGTCTCCTATCTGCACACTGGAGTTGATGCAACGTTCACCAATCTTCGTCAGCAGTACTGGATTCTGGGAGCCCGCAATCTCGTCAGAAAGGCAGTCTTCCAATGCAAATCCTGTTTTCTTCAACGAAAGGGCACAAGCAACCAGATCATGGGAGAGCTACCAATTCCTCGAGTTCAAGCTAGCCGCTGCTTTCAACACACAGGGCTGGACTACGCTGGACCGATCGCAATCAAGGAATCAAAGGGAAGAACTCCACGCATCGGAAAGGCatggttttctattttcgtgTGCCTCACTACAAAGGCACTTCACATCGAGGTTGTTAGTGAGCTAACTACACAGGCTTTCATCGCAGCCTTTCAACGATTCATTGCCCGCCGAGCGAAGCCTACTGACCTGTATTCGGATAATGGAACAACATTTCATGGAGGCAAGCAAACTTTGGATGACATGAGACGTCTGGCCATTCAACAAGCCAAAGATGAGGAACTAGCAGGATTCTTTGCCAATGAAGGGATTTCTTGGCACTTTATACCCCCGTCTGCTCCACATTTTGGAGGGAtgtgggaagctggagttcgCTCAATTAAACTCCATATGAAACGAATACTTGGATCAAAGGCTTTAACGTTTGAGGAGCTCTCTACTGTCCTGACCCAAATTGAAGCTATCCTGAATTCACGCCCGCTGTGCCCAACTGGGGATAATTCTTTGGATCCACTGACGCCTGCTCATTTTTTGACTGGATCTCCGTATACTGCATTGCCTGAACCCTGTCGTCTGGATATGCAAGTCAATCGATTGGAGAGGTGGAATCAGCTGCAAGCCATGGTTCAAGGCTTTTGGAAAAGGTGGCATATGGAATACCTGACATCTCTTCATGAGCGGACAAAGTGGCATCTGGAAACCGAGAATCTGAAGATCGACACACTGGTAGTACTCAAGGAGCCCAATCTACCGCCCTCTAAATGGATTCTTGGCCGCATCACAGCAGTGCACGCAGGAATCGACAACAAGGTCCGAGTCGTTACAGTGAAGACTGCTCACGGATTATACAAACgcccaattgccaaaatcgcTGTACTGCCTCTCTGCTGAACAACCGTTCAGGGGGCCGGTATGTTTGGGAAcgagacaccctgtatacgcgaacaagtcaccctttatctttatttacattcttatttgtctgcagcttcagcggagcttatcagcggaatcaatgtaagcatcgcaccgctgtaattgtccgcgagcttgcccagtacttttccaaacttctaactcccttctaactgtaacttgtttacgtcttatgctagactaatcgtatggcgtgattacagccaaagctgaagttagtcacaattttgatctgcgagaaaacgtacgcatcggtgtcgaaataattaatattaagtgtctgaacttaaccaataaatgaaaattaacagtaacactggcggttttatttataaacaaggctttttttttgttttctttttgaagcTTTTGACATGGCAGTTTTATGCTTGCTTACTTGggttaaatttgttttttttttttgctttatttattgcctttcAGCTATCAAACCCTGTCCAAGTCATTAGCTCTGCATACATATCTTTTCTTGAGGCATTTACTATGCATTTTGTATAgtttataacatatatttatcaacataattattgttataataattaaacaaattattatgtaATCCAGGTTTAAAGGCACAACTGCGACCTTGTTCATTACATTGGCAGTGGAGTCCACTGACTTAACATCTACTAGACCCATGTTTGAAAAGAGGTTTTGTCCTAATACAGTTTTTTCTGAATATATTGGGTCTGGGTATAATTTACTTATAGAGTTGTCAAATgacatttacttattttttatttattgaatttgtttttgattcgctttttttttaattttaaaatatctattttttttttgttaagaaACCTTGCGGCGgtgagaaatttaaaattaattcatcAGTATGAATTTACAGGTTTCCTACCTaaattttcgtttggctttacAGGCCGAACTTCTCATCGGGCAGAAAAGGTTCCGCTCAATGTtacaattggtttttataattattaaaaaaaatatgcatcgCAGTGCaatcagaaaaaaaattttgcacacagtgctattaaaaaaaaatgttgcgcTCTTTGAAGCGCTGTCGGTTCCCTCTTGTCAGTTGTTGTTGGAGATCCACCGTTGTTGTAGTGTGCGGATAGCGCACCACAGTGTGAATACTATTCCCGCGTTGACGTAGTGGGCGGGCTGCACACCACGTTATCctgtgtcagctgggcgtcgccggtgTTGGCACGCTGACACGCCCTCGATGACGTAGTGAGCGGGCTGCAAACCACGTTGATGATAATGTCCTCTTATTAGGGTTGTGTGCCGGTGTTGCAATGCCTGCAAGTACGTTCACAATGTGGTGTGAACAATGGTCCCTCGCAGTCGTTCGGGCAGATCTTCTTAAATTCCGGCAGGCTTTTTGGCTGGGTAGgttgaatattattaatttttggtatgcattttatttcatttacagAGTGAGCGGGTGTGGTTGGGTTTGTTTCATTAAGAAATTTGACGTAGTGGTCTAGCTCGGCTTGTAGTTTTTGAGCTTTCGACCATACTGGCGGTGGAGTGTTCGTATATAATAGCCACTTTAGGTGCGCTATTCTCttctttgctttatttcgAACTCCGCCCCTGTTTTTACCCATCACACTcacactctactcactcagatcATTGTTTCTCCGCAATTGCCGCCGTCTTGGTTGTTCGTTGAAGTTATTGAGTGGTCAAaagtttttttccttttgcggAGCGTCGAATGCCGGGATCTTCTCACGTCCAGTGCTTGCTGATGTAAGTTGTAAATTTATCACAAGCGGcttccttttttccttttccttctgcTACAGCTTATACGTGTCCTGTCGCGGTCGCCATGTCGCCATGTAGTAACACCCAGTTGAAAGAttggtttttagttttgaatttactttttattgatttggAGGAGCAGGGAAGGTCCCGCTCCATTCGAAGTTAATTCGTCAATGTTCTGGCGATCTACATACAAAGGTTTCTTAGCCTTAGTCGAGGAGCAGCGCTGCCGGCATAGCCTGCAGCGCAGCGACGCTTATATGCGtttcctatatatatatatatattgtcgCCGAGCGACGGTGCTGGAGGAGGGgtgctataggcacacatatTAGCGGtcagcgcttggccagcgtgaGTACTGCTGATCATGCAAGGTACGTTGCCCTCAACATACGCTTGGGCTGAACTGTTTATGCACGCATTGCAACAGAGTGCTACAATGTGATTGTATATTATGAATACAGTGCttaaccgatatgtgtgcatactacaGTGCTGTGTTTTCATTGTCCGaaatgctgctgcggcagttCTAGTTTTGTTTACCAGAACTGTCGCAATCGACATCCTGTCCACTGCTGCGTCAGCATTGCAACAGTGTTGGAGTTAGTGGAGCGATGAACTGCTCCTAGGTGGCTTGGCGGGTGGTACCGAATTGTGTATACTCTGTATAGGCGATTGGGTAACTCGcgccctgtgtgtgtgtgtttttttttttgcattttttttttaattcgattATTGAACATAATGAAGATTAACTATTTAACAACGTAACAGTATGgagggcaaatccaggaccccccgcggtatggccgtgaagcattgcttcgcgaggacgatcaggaCCCGTAgaccctcctggctctctcggctcttctgagctcggaggttatcgctgcggcgaagttgatgaccgcttgccattccgcctccccctgcagcatgaatgggactaggttgtccgcattcagCCTGCtgccaagtacggtttccagagAGCTCCGTTTCCTAGCGTGTTTATCGCACGAGAAGAGAgcgtgctcagctgtttcgctcgGTCCACTTCCGCACCATGGGCAATCGTCCGCCTCCTCATGTCCAAAGCGCTTCAGatagctgcgaaagcaaccgtACCCGCTGATCAGCTACAAAGGTGGAACGTTATTTTGCCATGCTTTCGTTCTAACCACTGCTTGAGGTTGGGAGTCAGCTGCTACGTCGAGCGACCCTTAAGCTCGATGttccacctgtgctgccatgtctccagggtgtgctgccttgcttctGCCCGTATTGCCCTCTTGACgcaggggggggggggggggggggggggggggggggggaggaggaggcttctaccgtgggtttggttgaagaccattttgttttcctgcGCTAACAGGTCTAAAGGCGGTATTCCTGCGATCACCAATGCCGccgcgttggacactgttctgaaggcgcagcagatACGTAGTGCCGAcagtctgtgggtagcatttaggccctgggcgtagctttcggttcccagcgcttttgcccacaccgggaCGGCATATAGTATGGTCGCTCGGGTAACGCTCATCAGTAGCCGTCTACTCGCCTGTTTTGGGGCTCGGGTGTTCAACAATTTGGTTTATAGCgcccgatttactcctgctgctttcgagCTAGCGTAGGCTAGGTTTTCAcggaacgaaagcctggtgcctatcatgactcccaggTACTTAATTTcccgagaggaggacaccGTGGTACTGTCTACTTCGACAGTGGCCGTCTCCACTGCCTTCCTAGAGCTAATCAGGTCAGCCTCCGTCTTCTCCGACGCCAGCTCTAGCCTCATTGAGCTGAGCCATTGTTCaatggccctgatgttttggttaCACTTCTCGTCCGCCTTGCCGGGATgcttgtcaacaacgagcaaggccacgCGTCCTTTGGCTTAGGGCTATCCTTACCCTTGCTTGGTTCTTCGTGGCTGGATGGGCGCTTATGGGTGGTCTGTTGGCTAGCATCTGCTCTTGCCGTgcgtgggtgggtgtgggATGGTGAGCAGGGGAAAAAAAGCTTTTATTATGTTATCTCCCTCTATTATCAGGGggattattatattattaa
This portion of the Drosophila simulans strain w501 unplaced genomic scaffold, Prin_Dsim_3.1 Segkk88_quiver_pilon, whole genome shotgun sequence genome encodes:
- the LOC123327457 gene encoding uncharacterized protein LOC123327457 — protein: MSPQTVLMPQFKPQAHPREVSFMSLPSAINSNIGTVRKIADGADEVIRGLRALNCEERDPWLIFILLSKLDSDTRQAWALCAESEEKGVTINRFLKFLTSRCDTLEAFELTRSTQARRAATTHHADTHPRREEPKCTSCQQNHQLFKCPQFIALDIASRRDFLKSRKLCFNCLSPAHMVGNSNSKWQQHRPAVSHAGSTIGHNQPLAREGHRLGSETPAENNFTHHTLENIPAAGSQTLLPTILADVIDAWGNTTTCRLLLDTGSTITLASESFVQRIGVRRTHARISILGLAANSAGVTRGRAHIKLRSRHSGQTVELVSFILTSLTSSLPAQVIDTSSSTWRQICELPLADATFCTPGAIDVIVGSDQLWSLYTGDRKHFGSYSAFDDHPTSAVTHHADLDTMVRSFMEMDSIQPNQALLDASDPTERHFAATHKRSTDGVYVVEYPFKEKAPPIDSTLPQAINRFFSLERKFRRYPELKQQYEAFLDDYLQRGHMEKLTSAQVEESPDTCFYLPHHAVIKLDSLTTKCRVVFDGSGKDSSGVSLNDRLHIGPPIQRDLFGVCLRFRQHQYVLCADVEKMFRGIKVFKPHTNFQRIVWRTTENEPLLHFRLLTVTYGLAPSPFLAVRVLKQLADDHGHEYPAAAHALLHDAYVDDIPTGANTFEELMILKDELIALLDKGKFKLRKWSSNSWRLLKSLPEEDRCFEPIQLLNKSAADSPVKVLGIQWNPGKDVLYLNLKGCDATISPTKRELLSQLSRIYDPLGLVAPVTVLLKLIFQESWTSVLQWDDPIPESLRTRWRALVEDLPALTQCQVPRYIASPFRDVQLHGFADASSHAYGAVVYARVAVGCSFQVTLVAAKTRVAPIKPVSIPRLELNAALLLSRLLSIVKTSLTIPLFSTSCWTDSEIVLHWLSAPPRRWNTYVCNRTSEILSDFPRSCWNHVRTEDNPADCASRGLHPSKLLEHRLWWKGPSWLATPTSEWPPSTSKFSVSSSFDVNTEERAIKPTTLHNFPDESIHEFLIHKFSTWTRLIRVSSYCHRFIHTLRSHHRNSAPFLTSEELLDAQRRLIRHVQQKSFAREYEQLENRRQLNAKSHLIRFSPFLDDYGVMRVGGRIEQSTLNYNAKHPILIPKDTPLAGLLVRHFHVSYLHTGVDATFTNLRQQYWILGARNLVRKAVFQCKSCFLQRKGTSNQIMGELPIPRVQASRCFQHTGLDYAGPIAIKESKGRTPRIGKAWFSIFVCLTTKALHIEVVSELTTQAFIAAFQRFIARRAKPTDLYSDNGTTFHGGKQTLDDMRRLAIQQAKDEELAGFFANEGISWHFIPPSAPHFGGMWEAGVRSIKLHMKRILGSKALTFEELSTVLTQIEAILNSRPLCPTGDNSLDPLTPAHFLTGSPYTALPEPCRLDMQVNRLERWNQLQAMVQGFWKRWHMEYLTSLHERTKWHLETENLKIDTLVVLKEPNLPPSKWILGRITAVHAGIDNKVRVVTVKTAHGLYKRPIAKIAVLPLC